The sequence ttgtgtttgtgtgtatctGAGGAAAAAGATGATGAGGAGAGAAGTCAGTTTGTTTTACATAAAGAagagagatagaaaaaaaaGGCACGAATCttgaagttaataaaataatggtaTAAActagctacagtaaccgtgcatatatgcacggttattgtagcaaatgtgtaaatatacatAGTTTTAGAAGGACTGAAGTAGAAGATTTTGgggtaaaatgtgtaaaatttgttgctttttgtattttgcaaatgTTTACATCTACTAATATGGATGCTCTTATATTAAATGTTGCAATTAATTTCACATGTTGAAAAGGGTGGAAGTGTTATTCCGTATCTACAGTAACGCTCTAAATGGcaagaaaaatgattttttttttttttggcatttttaacCTTGGCATTCACAGTTCAAATCTCATATATCtcaccaccgcacacccttcgTGCAATGGTCACTCctcaagtataagtgtttgtgagatgtggggtgtggggggcaagggccaGGGTCCAAGTCTTCAGGAGAAAATTTCATACAAATATACACTTAGATTtagttagagtagaaattttatcttgtataaaaaaataaaaaataaaaactcatatatctcttaactattgaattatatatataaataatgacaaaatttagctacaaaattgggtATAGTCtaaaactacaaccttactcaatatcatttATATCATTTGtattgctacatattttgaaaatctaaccattagatTACCaattctttatgctcttaatatacatatcaaatttcgtgtaaatcggatattatttactatatgatttataagattatattttatacataattttaaattacaaaaacttgcaattttaataatttattgatgacataactattgatctttaattttttttagaaattttgcaagtataaatgatataagaagaaaatgtaatctaatggtggatttgtcaaaattcacctccaataaaaaaatattgaataaagttATAGTCTTAtgctacaacaaattttatagctaaattttgtcctataaATAATGAGTCTCTAAATATTAAGTTGATAGATTTTTCTACTTAAAAAAACTGTTGATAGATTAACAAACAAGAACTAATTAATatatgtacttaaaaaaaagaggttAAAATAACAATTTCAGGCTTACAGCAAGTTTTAAGAGTATAAATTAAACATATTCCATATTTGAGAGTACACCATAAATAACAAGTTTTAATAGTTGAGGTACAGAATTAATAGTAACCTTAAATTAAGAAgatataaataagaaataaaaaccaaccattaggaagaaattatatataatgtttaaCCTGAGTTTCCATTTTCCAACCCCATCGCATGTCGCTCCACAGCTGCCCCCACGACTCACCTCGTAGCGAAGCCTGGAACACATATGAAAGTTGTGAATATCGGGGACGCACGTCAAcgtcaataaaaattttaaatgtaggAACCCTGCTTACTGTGCTGTCTACCGTATAGATATAAAGGGATACATAACTGACCAGAGTAAAGCGTATACccgaaaaagaaaagtaagtgcAACCCCACTTGAACTTAATTACGCTTTTTACTAAAAGAAGAGTGCCACTTTACAAACGTGCCTTTTACCGAGTTGGGAGGAAATGTTTAACATGGAGGGCTCTTTTGGTGTGAGAAAAGGTGCATGGACTGAGGAGGAAGATATTCTACTTAAGCAGTGCATTCAGAAGTACGGTGAAGGAAAATGGCACCTGGTTCCTGTCAGTGCAGGTATTATTTTAGAATCTAGAGTGGGTGAgattgatttctcttttttctttggcaAACCAAGTTCCTTTGTTTATGTCTCCTCTGTCTTTATTTTTAGTCTCTGATGGTTTATGTAAAAATGATAAGAAGCAGCAACTCACAATATGCTATATTAGAGTTGTTGCGAAAATCATGATTAAAAAAGATCTCTTCTTGagtaatttaaagaaaaactaagctatgttttaaataaataatgcagTATTGGCGGAGcttcttattttttcaataaatatgtttcatgcattttgcaGGCTTAAATAGATGTAGGAAAAGCTGCAGACTGAGGTGGTTGAACTACCTGAAGCCAAATATCAAGAGAGGAAACTTCGCCGCAGACGAAGTTGATCTTATGCTCAGGCTCCATAAGCTGCTAGGTAACAGGCAAGTCTCGCtagcaaataataataactccAAACACAGAATGTCATTAGTTAAGACTACTGCAACTTACTGAAGATACGAAAACCATTAAAGAACCaaagattaattaatttaaaatttgggtgAAAACTAGGACAACTAATTCCAAGCTCtctcctttctcaaaaaaaaaaaaaaaaaaaaaaaaaattccaagctCTCTCTGTCTTTCAAGTTTTCTTTAGAGCTCTTTGTGGGAGGAGAAGGAAGTGAAAAGATGTCATCATAACCATGCGGACAACaactataattattaattaatggtgatgcttaaaaaaaaaaaagttatactaGAGAGCAGGGGCGAGgtagaaattttcttttggcatgTGTATGAgatgttttaaataaaattagtggTACCATATATTGGACTATGAAGATTTATGCATCTAATTTAGAAATAGATGTGTTTGTCATACCAAAGCTTACTTAAATATGGTTGTCTTAGTTTGTTAGTATGAAAtactaaatataattaatgaattAGACTATCAATTGGATTAATaaataagaggaagaaaaaaaaaattattatcaaccataatagaaatagaaattgAACTTAGATAAAAATGAATAGAATTTGATGTAAAATAGTAatgaaaaaggagaagaagaaatggaggaGTAGAGAGAATTTGATGTAAAATAGTAAGGAACACTTTCACCGTGAGTGATGAGATAGATGGAAAATACAAATTGAAAAGGTGCAGTAATAACCTTCTATAAAAGGAAGCTACAGCCCAatagtaaaaattatacaaGTTGGGCTTATTTGATGATGTGTTGGAGGAGGATAGATGAAGAAAGACTAACAAAAGGTCaacatagttgaataaatttgaatgaATCAAGGAGACTTGGGGGGCTAATTAGTTTCATTTGGAGGGGTCAAATCtgacaaaaattatttaggGCCTATTTTTTAccaactataaaaaaatttgaacatttttggGCCCCCATAGTATAAGGTGGCTCTGCCCCTGCTAGAGAAGAGgatttaaattttggatttttctagTTGGTGATGATGTCTGTTACATTTAACTGTAATGTTTTTTGTTATCTTAGAGATGGGAGGCAGAGCCAAGTATTGGTCCAAGGGGGCCTTGGACCTCCTAaggtttaggaaaaaaaaaacttatatatttaaGGTTGATTTAGAATTTGAGCCTTGAAAAATTAAACTCGGCCCCTTGAACTATAAATAGTCCAAATAAGAACAAAAGTTAACttaaacaataacaaaataggCTGAAGAACAACAAAACTACCGTAGGGGATCATGTTATTTTGCCATTTGATCTTGACGAATTCTCttgctataaaataaataaataaatttctctcgccatacatgaatttttttttttttaattaatagtcCTATGAGTTCCTTGACATTTATCATTATATAGCTAAAACGGTTAATATAAGAAAGATGCCTCCTTTAATGGCCTCGAACAATCTGGCATCCTTCTTAATCCTCATTTTCTATAACATTAGgacaaaaaaacacattttagataTCGTTACAACACTCATCCTTTCTACATCACTTCCTACAACATTTTGAAGGCGGGTTGATACCCATTGATGTTCACACAATAATAGATTACCTTCTCCAATTAATCATAACCACGAGCAATGAAAAAGGAATTCAATGCACTTGGAAAGACTCATACATATTGTTTGGTTGATGTAGCTCTAGGGAAATCTGCTATTGGACGTCAATaggcataaaaaaaatcaagactcattttgatggtttttttttagctatacaTTCAAGTTAAATGGTTCATATAAGAAAATGGGATTATGAATAGACATTTGCTCTTGTTTCTTATCTCCTCTGTGTGCTCACACTAAAGTTGTTACCTTTCGACATTGGCTATTCTTTCAAATGGATATAAAGAATGACTTCCTCAAGGTTATTTAAGTAAATAGGTCTCCATGTAGCCTCTTCCTAAACTTTTACATCCACACCATGAGATCTATCGTCTTTGTCGAGCTTATATGGCCTCAAGAAGACTTCTTGGACTTGGTTTGCTAAGTTCAACTCCACAATTTCTTTCCTTGGTATTCTACCAGTTCCTATTATTTTATCCTTTTCATTCTTTGCACTAACCATGACACTATGTTGACGACATGATTATCACTGAAGATGCCTTAGACAGTTGGACAGTATCTTGAAACTCAAGCAATTTCCTAGTCTACAAATTTAAGACAAGATCTCGATATGCTTAGTTATTTTCTTGGAGTTGAGATCTCTTTTTCTTTAGCTTGTTACTATCTAAAAAACATCAAATATGCATTGTATCTTCTATCTCATAATAGACTCACTAACAGCAAAATTGCTAACACTCCAATAAAGTCCAACACTTGTTTTACCCCACAAGGTGGTTAGTCGTTTTGTGATGCCGCACTTCACAGCCAACCCATTAGGAGTCatgtttaataaaatataatttttcactctcttttatttttagtttaaatataaaatttgatgattGTGGTAATTATTAGTAGGAATTCATTAAAATTGTCCTAGTATACTGAAGAgtatgattctcaaaaaaaaaataaaaaaaatagtatagagATTCTAGTTTAAATACAGCTCCTACCTCGCTAAAATCCTAAAGTCATTTGCCACTAATTTTTTCCCTTATTGTTTATGCATGATAACATGGTCTTCTAACTTCTTTAGTAAACAGATTACAagttaatcaataattatttgaacttttttttttactttttttccttttttgtataGATGGTCACTTATTGCAGGTAGACTTCCGGGAAGAACAGCTAATGATGTGAAAAACTATTGGAACACACACCTCCTCAAAAAGGGAAGTTCACACATCACCAAGCTGAAAGAAAAGCCCCAAGATATGGTGAAAGTGAACGTAATAAAGCCACAACCTAGGACCTTCTCCAAAAACTTAACTTGGTTAAGTGGGAAACCTGCAATTGTAggaagctttaaaaaaaaagaagatatcaGAGACATATCTCAAACACCAATGCAATCGGAGAGTAGGATTAACTGGTGGGAAAGCTTGCCAAATTGCGGGGAACTTGATGAGAGAGCAACATGTACGCAATGTGGCAGGTTGAATGAAGTGCCCAGAGAAACCTTTTGGGCGGAGGGAATAGTACCAGAGGCAAAAGTTGTGGGGGACACTCTAGATGAGGATGTCCTCAATTATTGGGGTGACTTATCTCTTGATATGGACCTTTGGGAGGTTCTCAAAGCAGAATAGGAATAATCAtataaggcaaaaaaaaaaaaacttgttttataATGTACGTGTGTATAAAACATACTACTGTGTAAAACAAACACCGCCCCTAGTATAATAGTCTCATTATTGATCCAGtgtttttccttattattatgtGTGGAGATTTATGAAATAAAAGGACTAGAGGTGGTGTTTATGACAGTTTAAAGTCCATCTTTATGTTTCCAATGTACAGACAGTTCCTGTACTGAATTCGTTcgtgaatataatttttctacACTATACtcttgttatttattttggtcTATTGGAATGACTATAGCTGATGAGATGAGAATATGGACCAACTTCTACATATAAACTTTTGCATAGAACCTTCGCTTATACATGGCTCCACACAATTTTTCTTTCCTGAGGAATGCTCCAAAAGTTTTATTGAATTTACACCATCATGTTGTGTTTATACGTGTCATTTCATAGCCAAATTTATGatagtatttaaaaaacaaagtcGCATTAAAATCCCTTCCAATCTTATAAGGATAAAAATGGTTAAAATACATTGTTTCCCTCTATCTTCTTTCATTAGTTTTATTGTCTGACGGAGAGAAATGAGGTGACAATTTTACTAACGTGACAAAtcatttttatcaaataattgCACATATACAATGATGATTTATTATGGCTTGAATCGGTTTCTTTTCCCTAGTTCAAACTCATACTCATGGCTTATTTTTACCGCCAACTAGGGGCGGAGtcagaaatttttgtttgggggctaagtctaatatatttatcaagacaactccccccccccccccacacacatatatatatatatatatatatatatatacatgtagggataagggcccaaaattatatattgggccttgagCCTTCACCGAGGATGTTGGTTGGTCTAAAGATGAATAAACAAAAGTGAGAATGTTAGGCTTAGAATCATGTGAGTAGGTAACAAATGAAAAGGTTGGGGAAGGCAGGCTGATGAGAAATGTCTCCTCAGATGAACAAAGCATAAATAAAGAATATATCCCGCCATTCAAGGTGATTTCCTTGGAAGTTCCATTGATAAGGACGTGCATTGTAAAGATACAAAAGGGATGGGAATTTAGAAATATCCAAAAGAAAGGCTACTgtcaccgcattgaatgctttacAGCTAACTTCCTGattgcattaatgtggaaaagacccctgaatagtgttGTATTGACAACTTCGATGCACAAAAGGACTGAggaggtgtctgatgggacaagcactcaagtggtGACTTGGATGACCAACAGGTGGAGGACCAAGATTGTCTAAAGagaattatataataaaagagaCCTTCCATgaaaaaggagggaaaaataGGGAGATAAATCTAAAAAgaaacactatagcaatcaGGAAATAAACTTGTAATCATACTTAAGATAAATATACAAGAATTGATCTCCTCGGACCTATCTAAAGACGACTTTCTTTTGTTGAAATCCATCTACCTTTCtgttcttgtcatttgaatccaCTTTGTTTGCCATCCAACTCATTCTAGCCcaattttccaacccactctctacaaatttattgttttaggCTTTTTGGACCTGATcctattcatttttttggtcAAGGATTCAAATTCGGTCCTTACAATACACATAcatgcttttttattatatacactttttttttttgtttgataagttatatatatacataccaaaaaaaaaaaaaaaactttagtattttcaatcaaaattatgtttgatgacgatctttcataaaataaaattcatttttactattttcatattgaaatttttaaaaagtttcattttcaatacaaattatcaaattttatactaaagtgattaaaaaatatttcaattaaactaatgaaatttttaaaa is a genomic window of Quercus lobata isolate SW786 chromosome 2, ValleyOak3.0 Primary Assembly, whole genome shotgun sequence containing:
- the LOC115975938 gene encoding transcription factor MYB114-like isoform X1; the protein is MEGSFGVRKGAWTEEEDILLKQCIQKYGEGKWHLVPVSAGLNRCRKSCRLRWLNYLKPNIKRGNFAADEVDLMLRLHKLLGNRWSLIAGRLPGRTANDVKNYWNTHLLKKGSSHITKLKEKPQDMVKVNVIKPQPRTFSKNLTWLSGKPAIVGSFKKKEDIRDISQTPMQSESRINWWESLPNCGELDERATCTQCGRLNEVPRETFWAEGIVPEAKVVGDTLDEDVLNYWGDLSLDMDLWEVLKAE
- the LOC115975938 gene encoding transcription factor MYB114-like isoform X2, producing the protein MEGSFGVRKGAWTEEEDILLKQCIQKYGEGKWHLVPVSAGLNRCRKSCRLRWLNYLKPNIKRGNFAADEVDLMLRLHKLLDGHLLQVDFREEQLMM